A region of Pseudomonadales bacterium DNA encodes the following proteins:
- the accB gene encoding acetyl-CoA carboxylase biotin carboxyl carrier protein, which yields MDIRKIKKLIELLEESNIGELEIREGEETVRISRNGVMPMMAAPMAYAAPPVAAAPAPTAAPVAEAPAAAPVLSGHVVKSPMVGTFYRSPSPESPAFAEVGQSVKVGDVLCIVEAMKMMNQIEADKAGVIKAILVDDGAPVEFDQPMFTIA from the coding sequence ATGGATATTCGCAAAATTAAAAAACTGATTGAGTTGTTAGAAGAATCCAATATCGGTGAATTGGAAATTCGTGAAGGCGAAGAAACGGTGCGCATTTCGCGCAATGGTGTGATGCCAATGATGGCTGCGCCCATGGCTTACGCCGCGCCGCCGGTTGCAGCTGCGCCCGCACCTACTGCTGCGCCTGTAGCGGAAGCACCTGCTGCTGCGCCGGTGTTGTCTGGACATGTGGTGAAATCGCCGATGGTTGGCACTTTTTATCGTTCGCCTTCGCCGGAATCACCAGCGTTTGCTGAAGTGGGGCAGAGTGTGAAAGTGGGCGATGTATTGTGCATCGTCGAAGCGATGAAAATGATGAATCAAATTGAAGCGGATAAAGCCGGCGTTATCAAAGCCATTTTGGTGGACGACGGCGCACCGGTTGAATTTGATCAACCCATGTTCACTATTGCCTGA
- the accC gene encoding acetyl-CoA carboxylase biotin carboxylase subunit has product MLNKVVIANRGEIALRILRACKELGIKTVAVHSKIDRDLMHVRLADESVCIGPNKSADSYLSVPALISAMEITDAQAVHPGYGFLAENANFAEQVAKSGFIFIGPSADVIRLMGDKVSAKDAMKKAGVPTVPGSDGALPDDAEEILKIGRQVGYPVIIKAAAGGGGRGMRVVNTEASLVNAVQVTRSEALAAFGDSTVYMEKFLENPRHVEIQVLADGQGHAIHLGDRDCSLQRRHQKVLEEAPAPGIPDKVRKEVADACVKACIDIGYSGAGTFEFLYENERFYFIEMNTRVQVEHPVTEMVTGIDIVKEQLKIASGLPLSIKQKDVVIRGHAFECRINAEDPKIFTPCPGKVNYWHAPGGPGIRVDSHLYSGYSIPPFYDSLIAKIISYGDDRATAFARMRTALDETVIDGIRSNIPLQQDLLRDDAFARGGVNIHYLEKKLGMKH; this is encoded by the coding sequence ATGCTAAATAAAGTTGTTATTGCTAACCGTGGAGAAATTGCTCTACGGATTTTGCGCGCGTGCAAAGAATTGGGCATCAAAACAGTTGCCGTGCATTCCAAAATTGATCGCGATTTGATGCATGTGCGTTTGGCCGATGAGTCCGTTTGCATCGGACCGAATAAATCTGCGGACAGTTATTTGAGTGTGCCTGCTTTAATTAGCGCGATGGAAATTACCGACGCGCAAGCGGTGCACCCCGGCTACGGTTTTTTGGCAGAAAACGCTAATTTTGCTGAACAAGTAGCAAAAAGTGGTTTTATTTTTATCGGTCCTTCTGCAGATGTGATTCGTTTGATGGGCGATAAAGTTTCCGCCAAAGACGCGATGAAAAAAGCCGGTGTGCCGACTGTTCCTGGTTCGGATGGTGCATTGCCAGATGATGCAGAAGAAATTCTGAAAATTGGTCGCCAAGTTGGTTATCCCGTCATTATTAAAGCAGCAGCCGGTGGTGGTGGTCGCGGTATGCGCGTCGTGAATACCGAGGCGTCACTGGTGAATGCAGTGCAAGTGACACGCAGTGAAGCGCTGGCGGCGTTTGGCGACAGCACGGTGTACATGGAAAAGTTTTTAGAAAATCCGCGTCATGTGGAAATTCAAGTGTTGGCGGATGGTCAAGGTCATGCGATTCATTTAGGTGATCGCGATTGTTCTTTGCAGCGCCGCCATCAAAAAGTGTTAGAAGAAGCGCCAGCGCCAGGTATTCCCGACAAAGTGCGCAAAGAAGTGGCGGATGCTTGCGTCAAAGCTTGTATTGATATTGGCTACAGCGGCGCCGGAACTTTTGAGTTTTTGTACGAGAACGAACGCTTCTATTTCATCGAAATGAATACGCGCGTACAGGTTGAACATCCAGTGACAGAAATGGTGACTGGTATCGACATTGTGAAAGAGCAATTAAAAATCGCCAGTGGCTTGCCGTTGTCGATCAAACAGAAAGATGTGGTGATACGCGGTCACGCTTTTGAGTGCCGTATCAATGCGGAAGATCCAAAAATTTTTACGCCTTGTCCGGGTAAAGTGAATTATTGGCATGCGCCGGGTGGCCCCGGCATTCGCGTGGATTCGCATTTGTATAGCGGCTATTCCATTCCACCGTTTTACGATTCGCTGATCGCAAAAATTATCAGCTACGGTGATGATCGTGCTACGGCGTTTGCGCGTATGCGCACAGCGCTGGATGAAACCGTTATTGACGGTATTCGCTCCAATATCCCTTTGCAACAGGATTTATTGCGCGACGATGCTTTTGCGCGCGGTGGTGTGAATATTCACTATCTTGAGAAAAAATTGGGCATGAAGCACTGA
- a CDS encoding glyceraldehyde 3-phosphate dehydrogenase NAD-binding domain-containing protein gives MALRLAINGYGRIGRCVLRALYERNLQGRYKIVAINEPAEPATIAYLTRYDSTHGHFSGVVEQEKNTLIVNGDVIALSAHKSLEALDWSSHNVDIVLECSGVFSSRKKAQAHIKAGAKRVLFSQPADHDIDAAVVCGVNEAVLQAEHTIVSAASCTTNAIVPVIKVLDDQFGVVNGVLTTIHSAMNDQPVLDGYHHTDLRKTRAALQSIIPIDTQLARGIERILPHLQGCFAAQALRVPTQNVSAMDLSVLLKKPVDISAVNNALRGAANGALQNILGYTEEPLASCDFNHDARSGIVDASQTRVSGQLVKVLVWFDNEWAYANRMLDIVQRWV, from the coding sequence ATGGCCTTGCGGCTCGCCATCAACGGCTACGGCCGCATCGGTCGCTGTGTGTTGCGCGCGCTGTATGAGCGCAATTTGCAGGGTCGATACAAAATTGTGGCGATCAACGAGCCTGCCGAGCCGGCAACAATTGCCTATCTCACGCGCTATGATTCTACGCACGGTCATTTTTCTGGTGTTGTTGAACAAGAAAAAAATACGCTAATCGTTAACGGTGATGTAATCGCGCTCTCTGCACATAAATCCTTAGAAGCATTGGATTGGAGTTCGCACAATGTTGATATTGTGTTGGAATGCAGCGGTGTATTTTCTTCGCGCAAAAAAGCGCAGGCGCATATCAAAGCTGGCGCGAAGCGAGTTTTATTTTCGCAGCCGGCCGATCATGATATTGATGCTGCTGTTGTGTGCGGTGTCAATGAGGCTGTACTGCAAGCAGAACACACGATTGTGTCAGCCGCGTCTTGTACCACCAACGCCATCGTTCCTGTTATAAAAGTCTTGGATGATCAATTTGGCGTAGTGAATGGCGTGTTGACCACTATTCACTCTGCGATGAATGATCAACCTGTATTGGATGGCTATCACCACACCGATTTACGAAAAACACGCGCAGCATTGCAGTCGATTATTCCGATTGATACACAGTTAGCGCGTGGCATCGAACGCATTCTTCCGCATTTGCAAGGTTGCTTTGCCGCGCAAGCACTGCGCGTACCGACGCAGAATGTTTCGGCGATGGATTTATCGGTATTGTTGAAAAAGCCGGTGGATATTTCTGCCGTCAATAATGCGCTGCGTGGTGCAGCGAATGGTGCACTGCAAAATATTCTTGGCTACACCGAGGAGCCACTCGCCTCCTGTGATTTCAATCACGATGCGCGCTCCGGCATCGTCGATGCCAGCCAAACCCGCGTCAGCGGCCAATTGGTCAAAGTCTTGGTGTGGTTCGATAACGAGTGGGCCTACGCCAACCGTATGTTGGATATCGTGCAGCGTTGGGTTTGA
- the grpE gene encoding nucleotide exchange factor GrpE — protein MTESENPVTPEPTENESAQAEASASPATDTLQAELAAARDQVLRANAEMQNVRRRAEQDVEKAHKFALERFAGELLTVVDNLERALAAIADDDATHREGVELTLKSLLAALEKHGVNLINPHGEAFNPEHHQAITMLDIPGAAPNTVAEVMQKGYSINGRLLRPAMVVVAKPAT, from the coding sequence GTGACTGAATCAGAAAATCCCGTAACGCCTGAGCCTACCGAGAATGAAAGCGCGCAAGCGGAAGCCAGTGCGTCACCAGCGACGGACACACTGCAAGCCGAGCTAGCAGCCGCGCGCGACCAAGTGCTGCGTGCCAATGCGGAGATGCAGAATGTGCGCCGCCGTGCCGAGCAGGATGTAGAGAAGGCGCACAAGTTTGCGCTGGAGCGGTTTGCGGGTGAGCTGCTGACAGTGGTGGACAATTTAGAGCGTGCGTTGGCGGCGATTGCTGATGATGATGCGACGCACCGCGAAGGTGTGGAGTTAACACTGAAATCGCTACTTGCCGCGCTGGAAAAGCACGGCGTGAATTTGATCAACCCACACGGCGAAGCCTTCAATCCTGAGCATCATCAAGCGATCACGATGTTGGATATTCCGGGTGCAGCGCCGAACACCGTGGCGGAAGTGATGCAGAAAGGCTACAGCATCAACGGTCGTTTGCTGCGCCCCGCGATGGTGGTGGTGGCGAAGCCCGCGACTTGA
- the dnaK gene encoding molecular chaperone DnaK translates to MGKIIGIDLGTTNSCVAVLEGDKVKVIENAEGDRTTPSIVAFTDDSEVLVGQSAKRQAVTNPSNTLFAVKRLIGRRFKDDVVQKDISMVPYKIVAADNGDAWVEVKDDKKAPPQISAEVLKKMKKTAEDYLGEKVTEAVITVPAYFNDSQRQATKDAGRIAGLEVKRIINEPTAAALAFGMDKKEGDRKIAVYDLGGGTFDISIIEIAEVDGEHQFEVLSTNGDTFLGGEDFDLALIDYLAEEFKKTNSINLKGDPLAMQRLKEAAEKAKIELSSAQQTEVNLPYITADATGPKHLVVKLSRAKLEALVEGLVDRSMGPLKTALQDAGLKASDIEDVILVGGQTRMPLVQKKVADFFGKEPRKDVNPDEAVAMGAAIQGAVLSGDVKDVLLLDVTPLTLGIETMGGVATPLIEKNTTIPTKKSQVFSTADDNQTAVTIHVVQGERKQASQNKSLGRFDLADIPPAPRGMPQIEVTFDIDANGILNVSAKDKATGKQQSIVIKASSGLSDDEIQQMVRDAEANAEADKKFEEIVSARNMAEGLAHATRKTLTEAGDKATADEKEAIESALKEVDEAVKTDDKDRIDAAVQKLSEASSGLAQKMYADAAAQQQDGDAGQQGGGDDVVDAEFEEVKDK, encoded by the coding sequence ATGGGTAAAATTATCGGTATTGACCTCGGCACTACTAACTCTTGTGTGGCCGTGTTGGAAGGCGACAAAGTCAAAGTGATCGAAAACGCAGAAGGTGATCGCACCACACCGTCGATTGTCGCGTTCACGGATGACAGTGAAGTATTGGTCGGTCAAAGCGCAAAACGCCAAGCAGTCACTAATCCATCTAACACTTTATTTGCAGTAAAACGCTTGATTGGTCGTCGTTTTAAAGACGATGTTGTGCAAAAAGATATCAGCATGGTGCCGTACAAAATTGTTGCAGCAGACAATGGTGATGCGTGGGTAGAAGTGAAAGACGACAAAAAAGCGCCGCCACAAATTTCTGCCGAAGTTTTGAAAAAAATGAAAAAAACTGCCGAAGATTATCTCGGTGAAAAAGTAACAGAAGCGGTTATTACCGTGCCTGCTTACTTCAATGATTCGCAACGACAAGCTACCAAAGATGCTGGCCGTATTGCGGGTTTGGAAGTGAAAAGAATTATCAACGAGCCGACTGCGGCTGCGCTGGCTTTTGGTATGGATAAAAAAGAAGGTGACCGCAAAATTGCTGTGTACGATTTGGGCGGCGGTACTTTTGATATCTCCATCATCGAAATTGCGGAAGTCGATGGCGAGCATCAGTTTGAAGTATTGTCTACCAACGGTGACACTTTCCTCGGTGGTGAAGATTTTGACCTCGCGCTGATTGACTACTTGGCAGAAGAGTTCAAGAAAACGAACAGCATTAATTTGAAAGGTGATCCGTTGGCGATGCAGCGCTTAAAAGAAGCGGCAGAGAAAGCAAAAATTGAATTGTCTTCTGCGCAACAAACCGAAGTGAACTTACCTTACATCACGGCGGATGCCACAGGCCCTAAACACTTGGTGGTGAAATTATCGCGCGCCAAATTGGAAGCCTTGGTAGAAGGTTTGGTTGATCGCTCCATGGGGCCATTAAAAACTGCGCTGCAAGACGCTGGTTTGAAAGCCTCTGATATTGAAGATGTGATCTTGGTGGGCGGTCAAACGCGTATGCCGCTGGTGCAGAAAAAAGTGGCCGATTTCTTCGGTAAAGAGCCGCGTAAAGATGTGAACCCTGATGAAGCGGTGGCAATGGGTGCTGCGATTCAAGGCGCGGTGTTGTCGGGTGATGTTAAAGATGTGTTGTTGTTGGATGTCACACCGTTGACGCTGGGTATAGAAACCATGGGTGGTGTTGCCACGCCATTGATTGAGAAAAACACCACGATTCCTACCAAGAAATCACAAGTATTCTCAACGGCAGATGACAATCAGACAGCAGTGACAATTCATGTCGTGCAGGGTGAGCGTAAACAGGCTTCGCAAAATAAATCGCTCGGTCGTTTTGATTTGGCCGATATTCCGCCTGCACCTCGCGGTATGCCACAAATCGAAGTGACATTTGATATCGATGCCAACGGTATTTTGAATGTCAGTGCGAAAGACAAAGCGACAGGCAAGCAGCAATCTATCGTCATCAAAGCATCTTCTGGTTTGAGTGATGACGAGATTCAACAAATGGTGCGCGATGCAGAAGCGAATGCTGAAGCGGACAAAAAGTTTGAAGAGATCGTGTCTGCACGCAATATGGCTGAAGGCTTGGCACACGCTACGCGTAAAACTTTGACAGAAGCAGGCGACAAGGCGACTGCTGATGAAAAAGAAGCCATCGAGTCTGCTTTGAAAGAAGTGGATGAAGCGGTGAAGACGGATGACAAAGATCGCATCGATGCAGCGGTGCAAAAATTGTCGGAAGCTTCTTCTGGTCTTGCACAAAAAATGTATGCAGATGCCGCAGCGCAACAGCAGGACGGTGATGCAGGGCAGCAAGGTGGCGGTGACGATGTGGTTGACGCTGAGTTCGAAGAAGTCAAAGACAAGTAA
- the dnaJ gene encoding molecular chaperone DnaJ, with protein MAKRDYYEVLGVKRDASADEIKKAYRRIAMKFHPDRNPDNKEAEEKFKEAAEANEILSDEQKRAAYDRMGHAAFEQGGMGGGGAGAGGFGDIFGDVFGDIFGGGGRGRSRGGPQRGSDLRYNLDVSLEEAVHGTTTKIRIPTLASCKTCDGSGAKAGSKPVTCGTCGGAGQVRIQQGFFTVQQTCRACGGRGTTISDPCGTCHGQGRIEEEKTLSVKIPPGVDNGDRIRLTGEGEAGTLGGPNGDLYVQVNVRPHKIFEREGKNLYCEVPISFVDAALGGEIEVPTLDGKVMLKVPEETQTGKLFRLRGKGVAPVRGGGVGDLICKVVVETPVKLSKQQKDILRQFQASTEGAQHSPRKSSWFDGVKSFFDDHKP; from the coding sequence ATGGCTAAACGCGATTACTACGAAGTGCTAGGCGTGAAACGCGACGCAAGCGCTGATGAAATTAAAAAAGCTTATCGTCGCATCGCGATGAAGTTTCATCCTGATCGCAATCCCGATAACAAAGAAGCTGAAGAGAAATTTAAGGAAGCGGCAGAAGCTAACGAAATTCTCAGCGATGAACAAAAGCGCGCCGCTTACGATCGCATGGGTCATGCAGCCTTTGAACAGGGTGGCATGGGCGGCGGTGGAGCAGGTGCGGGCGGCTTTGGCGATATTTTCGGCGATGTATTTGGCGATATTTTTGGTGGCGGCGGTCGCGGTCGTTCACGCGGCGGCCCACAGCGCGGTTCGGATTTGCGCTACAACTTGGATGTCAGCTTGGAAGAAGCGGTACACGGCACGACCACCAAGATCCGCATTCCTACTTTGGCATCCTGCAAAACTTGCGACGGCTCTGGCGCAAAAGCCGGTAGCAAGCCGGTCACTTGCGGCACTTGCGGTGGCGCAGGGCAAGTGCGCATTCAGCAAGGCTTTTTTACCGTGCAGCAAACCTGCCGCGCTTGCGGCGGTCGCGGCACCACCATCAGTGACCCTTGTGGTACTTGCCACGGTCAGGGGCGCATCGAAGAAGAAAAAACGCTGTCGGTCAAAATCCCGCCTGGTGTCGATAACGGCGATCGCATTCGTCTGACGGGCGAAGGCGAGGCGGGTACTTTGGGTGGGCCGAATGGCGATTTGTATGTGCAGGTGAATGTGCGTCCGCACAAGATTTTCGAGCGCGAAGGCAAAAACTTGTACTGCGAAGTGCCGATCAGTTTTGTCGATGCCGCGCTCGGCGGCGAGATCGAGGTGCCTACGCTAGATGGAAAAGTGATGCTGAAAGTGCCGGAAGAAACACAGACCGGCAAGCTGTTCCGTTTGCGTGGCAAAGGTGTTGCGCCAGTGCGCGGTGGCGGCGTTGGCGATTTGATTTGCAAAGTGGTAGTGGAAACGCCAGTCAAACTGAGCAAGCAGCAGAAAGATATTCTGCGTCAGTTCCAAGCATCTACCGAAGGTGCACAGCACTCGCCGCGTAAAAGCTCTTGGTTCGATGGTGTGAAATCATTCTTTGACGATCATAAACCTTAA
- a CDS encoding c-type cytochrome, translating into MKLLIKAFSLSAVLATVVAVASVQAEDKSAANTAPVGQTCLQGQACAAAATASAGGAPRSGEEVYKKSCITCHGAGVAGAPKAHDDAAWAPRVAKGKDTLYKHAEVGFNAMPPKGLCMDCSSDELKAAVDFMLGK; encoded by the coding sequence GTGAAATTATTGATCAAAGCCTTTTCTCTTTCTGCTGTGTTAGCCACTGTAGTTGCCGTCGCTTCCGTACAGGCGGAAGACAAGAGCGCAGCCAATACCGCGCCCGTTGGACAAACTTGCTTGCAAGGCCAAGCTTGTGCAGCAGCGGCCACCGCCAGCGCTGGCGGTGCACCGAGATCGGGAGAAGAGGTTTACAAAAAATCTTGCATAACTTGTCACGGTGCCGGTGTTGCTGGTGCGCCTAAAGCACATGACGACGCAGCTTGGGCGCCACGCGTAGCGAAAGGTAAGGATACGCTGTACAAGCATGCTGAAGTGGGCTTTAACGCTATGCCACCAAAAGGCTTGTGCATGGATTGCTCTAGCGATGAGCTGAAAGCGGCTGTGGACTTCATGCTAGGCAAGTAA
- a CDS encoding GspE/PulE family protein: MSNAAKVRAPERLLDLRNTLDDLVADGLMDKRDANFLSGTPRSRENALLHPITFIAKMNLQDQQRAGKLLDEERLARWMAEKSDQTYFHIDPLKIDASKVTELMSFAFAKRHQILCVGISKEEMVVASSQPWIYAWEDDLKHIARREIRRVVVKPSELSRYTVEFYSLAKSVSDATDTDYGNKFGIGNFEQLLKLSELKDPEANDQHIINIVDWMLQYAYAQRASDIHIEPRREVGKVRFRIDGVLHQVYELPARVMIAVTSRLKILGRMNIAEKRKPQDGRIKTQKPDGSEVELRMSVLPTAFGEKLVMRIFDPEILVKTFPELGLINEDLKRWTQLINQPNGILLVTGPTGSGKTTTLYSSLKQIATPEVNVSTIEDPIEMVEEAFNQMQVNRAVDLDFAVGVRTLMRQDPDIIMIGEIRDQETADMAVQAAMTGHLVLSTLHTNDAPSSVSRLLDLGVPSYLLRSVMLGVMAQRLVRRLCVHCKEETEVSEEAWKSLTAPWKVSVPARCFKPVGCLECRNTGYKGREGIYEIMLFTDEIKMMIGDKVDINQIRQQAMREGMRTLRLSGAQKVASGLTTVEEVMRVAPALDRFNG, translated from the coding sequence ATGAGTAACGCCGCGAAAGTTCGAGCGCCGGAGCGTTTGTTGGATTTACGCAACACGCTGGACGATTTAGTCGCCGATGGTTTGATGGATAAACGCGATGCCAATTTTTTATCTGGCACGCCGCGTTCTCGTGAAAATGCACTGCTGCATCCGATTACTTTTATTGCCAAAATGAATTTGCAAGATCAGCAGCGAGCAGGCAAGTTGTTGGATGAAGAGCGTCTGGCGCGTTGGATGGCAGAAAAATCGGATCAAACCTATTTTCATATTGATCCTCTCAAAATTGATGCCAGTAAAGTCACAGAGTTGATGTCTTTTGCCTTCGCTAAACGCCATCAAATTTTGTGCGTGGGTATTAGCAAAGAGGAGATGGTTGTAGCGAGTTCGCAACCTTGGATTTATGCGTGGGAGGATGACCTTAAACATATTGCGCGTCGAGAAATTCGCCGTGTGGTGGTGAAGCCAAGCGAGCTGTCGCGTTACACCGTGGAATTTTATTCCTTGGCAAAGTCTGTTTCGGATGCTACCGATACGGATTACGGCAATAAATTTGGTATTGGCAATTTTGAACAGCTGCTCAAATTGTCGGAATTAAAAGATCCGGAGGCAAACGATCAACACATCATCAATATTGTGGATTGGATGCTGCAATACGCTTATGCACAACGCGCCAGTGATATTCATATCGAACCACGGCGTGAAGTGGGTAAAGTGCGTTTTCGTATTGATGGTGTTTTGCATCAAGTGTATGAATTGCCAGCGCGCGTGATGATTGCTGTCACCAGTCGCTTAAAAATTCTCGGCCGCATGAATATTGCTGAAAAGCGCAAACCGCAAGATGGCCGTATCAAAACACAAAAACCAGACGGTAGTGAAGTCGAGTTGCGTATGTCGGTCTTGCCAACTGCATTCGGCGAAAAATTGGTAATGCGAATTTTTGATCCAGAAATTTTGGTAAAAACTTTTCCAGAATTAGGGCTGATCAACGAGGATTTAAAACGCTGGACACAATTGATCAATCAGCCCAATGGGATTTTGTTGGTTACAGGACCAACTGGTTCCGGTAAAACCACCACGCTCTATTCCTCGTTAAAGCAAATTGCAACACCAGAAGTGAATGTGTCGACGATCGAAGATCCCATCGAAATGGTGGAAGAAGCATTTAACCAAATGCAAGTGAATCGCGCGGTTGATTTAGATTTTGCTGTGGGTGTACGCACGCTGATGCGACAAGATCCAGACATCATCATGATTGGTGAGATTCGTGATCAAGAAACAGCGGATATGGCAGTGCAAGCGGCGATGACAGGGCATTTAGTGTTGTCGACACTGCATACCAATGATGCACCGAGCTCGGTTTCGCGTTTGCTGGATTTAGGTGTGCCGTCTTATTTATTGCGCTCAGTTATGCTCGGTGTAATGGCGCAGCGTTTGGTGCGTCGTTTATGTGTGCATTGCAAAGAAGAAACAGAAGTCAGTGAGGAGGCGTGGAAGTCGTTAACTGCGCCGTGGAAGGTGTCTGTACCTGCGCGTTGCTTTAAACCGGTTGGTTGTTTGGAGTGCAGAAATACGGGCTACAAAGGGCGCGAAGGTATTTACGAAATCATGCTGTTTACCGATGAAATAAAAATGATGATTGGTGACAAAGTAGATATCAATCAAATTCGACAGCAGGCAATGCGTGAAGGTATGCGTACGCTGCGCTTATCTGGCGCGCAGAAAGTAGCTTCAGGACTCACAACGGTTGAAGAGGTAATGCGTGTTGCGCCTGCATTGGATCGATTTAACGGATGA
- the glnE gene encoding bifunctional [glutamate--ammonia ligase]-adenylyl-L-tyrosine phosphorylase/[glutamate--ammonia-ligase] adenylyltransferase, with amino-acid sequence MQKKVYGRTTSIAGLCESRARLNRFIIACTKALSVENPAVVFDRLLPLLKAVLRRSSYLVLLLENPQALKQLVLLVRSSTWIAEQLAEWPVLLDELIDIRNLYRDIAPSREDLSSLLRQHMLRIPEDDLEAQMEALRQFKLAHSLRAAACEVTGRLQLMKVSDYLTFMAETILDFVLRLAWRLLVEKHGVPYLDVNIASDLGFIVIGYGKMGGLELGHGSDLDLVFIHAGSSGETQADTSIGQTAIENGIFFTRLGQRIIHILGTRMMNGILYEVDMRLRPSGNSGLLVASLNSFERYQEKDAWTWEHQALTRTRVVAGDALLAKHFSDVRGKVLGRERDIEQLRRDVVEMREKMRAQLDKSDAQHFDLKHGVGGIVDLEFIVQFSVLASGYKHPNLLIWPDNIRILEQMAISALMTNEQAEALMEAYRRLRARGHRRTLLGEPTLIGVDELLPERETVREAWHSILGA; translated from the coding sequence TTGCAGAAAAAAGTTTATGGAAGAACGACAAGTATTGCTGGATTATGTGAAAGTCGAGCAAGACTAAACCGTTTTATTATTGCCTGCACGAAAGCACTATCAGTCGAAAATCCTGCGGTAGTTTTTGATCGCTTGTTACCCTTATTAAAAGCAGTTTTACGCCGCTCATCATACTTGGTACTGTTACTAGAAAATCCACAAGCATTAAAACAATTAGTTCTTTTGGTGCGTTCAAGCACATGGATTGCAGAGCAATTAGCAGAATGGCCTGTATTACTCGATGAACTGATTGATATCCGCAATTTGTATCGTGATATTGCGCCATCGCGTGAAGATTTGTCGAGTTTATTGCGTCAACACATGTTGCGCATCCCAGAAGATGATTTGGAAGCGCAAATGGAAGCGCTGCGCCAATTCAAGCTCGCACACAGTTTGCGCGCAGCGGCGTGTGAAGTAACAGGGCGTTTACAGTTGATGAAAGTCAGCGATTACTTAACTTTCATGGCAGAAACAATTTTAGATTTTGTTTTGCGTTTGGCTTGGCGCTTGTTGGTAGAGAAGCACGGTGTACCCTATTTGGATGTAAACATCGCCAGCGATCTTGGTTTTATTGTTATCGGCTATGGAAAAATGGGTGGATTGGAATTGGGTCACGGTTCCGATTTGGATTTGGTTTTTATTCACGCGGGCAGCAGCGGTGAAACGCAAGCGGATACGAGTATTGGTCAAACAGCTATCGAGAACGGTATATTTTTTACGCGTCTCGGCCAGCGCATTATTCATATACTCGGCACGCGTATGATGAATGGTATTTTGTACGAAGTGGATATGCGTTTGCGCCCATCCGGCAATTCGGGTTTGTTGGTAGCGAGCTTAAACAGTTTTGAACGCTATCAAGAAAAAGATGCATGGACTTGGGAACATCAAGCCTTGACACGCACACGCGTTGTCGCCGGTGATGCGTTGCTGGCAAAACATTTTTCCGATGTGCGTGGAAAAGTGTTAGGGCGGGAGCGCGACATCGAACAATTGCGCCGCGATGTGGTCGAGATGCGCGAAAAAATGCGCGCGCAATTGGATAAAAGTGACGCGCAGCATTTTGATTTGAAGCACGGCGTGGGCGGCATCGTCGATCTGGAATTTATCGTGCAGTTCAGTGTGTTGGCGAGTGGATATAAGCATCCCAATTTACTGATCTGGCCGGATAATATCCGCATCCTCGAACAGATGGCGATTAGTGCGCTGATGACTAACGAGCAGGCCGAGGCGTTAATGGAAGCCTACCGCCGCCTGCGCGCGCGAGGGCATCGTCGCACCCTGCTCGGTGAGCCGACTTTGATTGGTGTTGATGAGCTGCTGCCTGAGCGAGAAACCGTGAGGGAGGCGTGGCACAGCATTCTGGGAGCGTAA